ATACTCGCGCGATAAACATACCAACAAATGGTGACCATGAAATCCACCACGCCCAGTAGAATACCGTCCAACCTTGGAACCAAGCTTCATCCGTTCGTCCGTGAGGATTACTTAGGGGAATCAAGTTTTCTAAATACGCCATTAATGTAGTAGGAATATTGCCCAATGCAACTGCCCAACCAATCAATGCCACCAACAAGAGTAGTAAGAATGCCACGATCATGTTGATGTTACTGATCACCTTAACCCCGCCATCAATACCGCGTACAACCGACACGACAGCAAGCAAAGTAACGACCGTTATCACAACTATTTGTAATCCCAGTCCGGCATCGAAGCCAAATACATGATGAATCCCACTCGCGGCTTGTTGTGCACCTAAACCTAGAGAAGTTGCTAGTCCAAACAAGGTAGCAAGTACCGCAAGTATATCAACGATATGCCCTGCCCAACCCCATGCTCTATCACCTAACAAAGGGTAAAAGATTGAACGAATCGATAGTGGCAACCCCTTATTGTAAGCAAAGAAGGCAAGTGAAAGTGCGACCACGCCGTAGATAGCCCAAGGGTGTAAACCCCAATGGTACATGGTGGCGCCCATCGCGAGGCGCGCCGCCTCTGGCGTGTTAGCTTCGACACCCAATGGCGTTTCGTACCAACCGGTGTAATAGGCAACGGGTTCTGCCACACTCCAGAACATCAATCCAATACCCATACCGGCAGCAAATAGCATCGATAGCCAGGATATAAATGAGTAATCCGCTTTCGCCGTATCACCGCCCAAGCGAATTTTGCCCAATGGACTCAAAACCAAAACAAGGCAAAACACAACAAATAGGTTACCCGACCAGATGAACAACCAGTCAAAGCTGCCGATGATTTGCCACTTTATCCCATCCAACACGGACTTAGCAGTATGCGCATCAAGTACTAGCGCACCAATCAAAAACAACGCGATAAAACCGGCACTAATACCAAAAACAGGGTTATGAACATCAAAGCCCCACTTCTGAATATTGTCCTGCCCTATCGTGTAATCAGTACTATCAAAACTGTATTTATCAATTCCTTTAGTCATAGAATCTCTCTGTTAACTCGCTTATTCTTCTTTATCATTTAGAGCTATAAATGATTTAAAACGTGATTTAGATCTTTGATAATTACTAAACATTGTACGCTTTGTAGTGAAAAATGCCAATTTACGCAAACTTATTCATCAGAATTGCCTGTAAAGCCGGATTTATTCATTAAAACGAGTAGCGAATCGCCGCCAACCCTTATGGCAAAAGCAAACTTTTTAATTTGTAGTCTAATTATTATAGCCGCTGTAAATTTTGTTTATTTACACTTCTATTCATCAGAAATTTAGGTTATGTTCTTGAAAAATCGGCTACGTTTTAAAGGTCTATCTTGGAAAAGCACGAAGAAGTTCTGGTCTCATTAAGACAAATCATCAGAGCAATTGATCTACACTCGAAAAAACTCAGTAAAGAGTCAGGCTTAACTGCACCTCAACTGATTTTGATGCGCTCGATTAGAGAACTAGGGGAAGTGACAATTAAGCAGTTGTCTAACCACACCAACATGAGTCAAGCAACGGCCACCATCATCCTTGATCGACTGCAAAAAAACGGTTTGATTGAACGAAGACGTAGTGAAACCGATAAACGCAAAGTTCACGCCGTGCTGACTGAGCAAGGAAGAGAACGATTAGCTCAAGCACCAATGCCGCTGCAACAAAGTTTTATTAATAAGTTTCAACGCTTAGATGAGTGGGAACAAACCTTACTGCTATCTTCAGTGCAACGTTTATCTGCGATGATGAACGCCGAAGATATCGACGTAGCACCAGTTCTAGAGCTTGGCAGCATCACTAAAGCCGACTGATCCCGCCCTTCTTAGCCACTCACTCTCACAGCTTGTGGGAGTGAGCTTCTAACCAAAAACTTCCATCTATTGGAGATCATTTTGAAAACTCCCTGTATTGCTACGTGTAAGAACCAAGCCGGTATCTGCTCAGGTTGTTTGCGTACAATTAATGAAATTTCACAATGGCGCAAACTGACTCCAGAGCATCAAAGTAACAAAATCAACCAAATCAGAGGGATAAACTCTACTCACGCATGCCCCTCCTGCGGAGCGGCGAGTTTTTGTGATATCAGCGCGGGTAAAAGCCATTGCTGGTGCTTTGATATAGAAAAACGTGATTTGTCTAACACCCCGAAATTTGACAAATGCCTTTGCCGTAAGTGCTTGTCTTTATTGGATATAGAATAAAAATATCAGATTAGATTTTCTAATCCATAAAATAGAAATTTCTCTTGATTGTTCCAACCAAATCCGATTGCCTGTTAACAACGAACTCACTAATATAATAAACAGTATTGTGTCCCCATTATATTGATATGAGCTCGGTTAAGCCTTGATGGGGTTGTTCGTCTTTTAATTTTGGTTGCTCTCTATGTCTGCTTACTCAAAGCTGATTAAACTTACATTTACTATTGCAATATTGGCTGCTGTTGGCCAAATGACGCAAACAATGTACATTCCGTCCATTGGTCAGATGGCGGCTGAATTTGCCGTAAACCCAGGTAGCCTACAAGCGGTAATGGCTTGTTATTTGATTCCCTACGGACTATCGCAGTTTGTCTATGGCCCAATTTCTGATCGTTTAGGTCGAAAACCGATTATCATTTTTGGTTTAGGCCTTTATGTCTTCGGCACGCTCATCGCGCTGTTTGCTCAGAGTTATAGCGTGTTCCTTATCGGTAGCTTTATCCAAGGTCTGGGCATAGGTTGTGGTGGCGCGATGTCGCGCACTCTAGGTCGAGACTGCTACTCAGGGCCTGAGTTACACAAAGTGAACAGCTATATCAGCATGAGTATCGTGTTTTCTCCACTGCTTGCGCCTGTGCTTGGTGGCGTACTGTCGGAGAACTTCGGTTGGCGTTCAAGTTATCTATTCTTGGCCCTATTCGGCTTAGCGGTTGTGATTACAATGATGACCAGCTTTAAAGAAACTTTGCCGAAAGAGAACCGTCGCCATGAGAAAGTGAGCCAAAGCTACAAGTTTGTTTTGTCTAACAAACGCTTCCAAGGCTACTTGATTTGCTTAGTCGCGACATTCTCTGGTCTAGCCATTTTTGAAGCTGCAGCCGGCGTATTATTAGGTGGCGTACTTCAACTACCAGCCACTACGGTAAGTATCTTGTTTATCTTACCTATTCCTGGTTACTTGATTGGCTCAGCGATTTCAGGCGCATTAGCGTCACGCTACACAACAAACGGAATCTTAAACTTTGGATTAGTCGCAATAATAGCTGGCTCTATAGTGATCTTAATCCCTGGGATGATGGGAGAAACATCTGCTGTCACGTTGGTGATTGGTCCCGCTCTTTACTTTTTGGGCACGGGGATCATTTACCCATCAGCAACAACTGGGGCGATCTCACCAATACCTCATCATGCGGGCACCGGTGGTGCAGTGTTGGGAGGAATGCAAAACTTAGGCGCAGGATTTGCCACTCTGATTGCATCATTCATCCCTGCACCTAACCAACTTCCACTGGGGATCTTCATGTTGGTGATGTCACTTATTGCCGTCTATGGCTTAGTGAAAGTAAACAAATGCCCAGATAATCCGGCGGAAGCCCCAGCCACTATCTAGCAAAAAGGAGCCAATGGCTCCTTTTTTTACGCTCTGTATAACACAATTACTCGGCTAGGCTTTATCAAGTACCTCAATACCCTCTAGCGCCTTACCTTCAAACTTCACACCTTGCCAACCATGTGCAATAAAGTTACGGATGTTTTGATGGTCATGACCATCAGGATTGCCCAACACATCGACGCGATAGAATTCCCCAAACATCGCCAAAGTTTGCTCTTCACTTAATTGATGCTGCAATGCAAATGCCAAAATTTTGCAAGACCCATTGTTTTCACCCTGCGGATTTCTCATTGTTCCATTGCTAAATGCGGTTGGAGTAAATGAGTAATTTGCTTCGATCACGGCGATTGATTGAGCGAACTCAACAGAGGTTGGATTCGTTTGCAGTTGCTGTAGAAAGGACTTCAATTCCATATGATTACTATACTTTGATCAGGAGTTTGAGTGATAGTTTACTCAAATCTAAACTGCCGCTCCAGTCTCTATATGGCTAGAGTCCGTTTTTACTCCGATTCGGCGACTCATTTCACCCATTTTTACACTGTAAAACACAAAAAAACGCCGAGTCATCACTCGGCGCTTGATTTAGTTAAAGGCTACTCATCATCGATGTCGACTAGCTTAGTGTTTCCACCATGAATCTTCTCACGCTGACGCTGAACCACAGCGAAGAAACCTGGGATTAAGAACGTACCAGCGAGCAACACACAGAGTAAGCCGCCAATCAACGATATACCCAATGAGTTTTGGCTGATATGACCTGCGCCAGAGGCGAAAACCAACGGGAACATACCAAGAATAAACGACCAAGAAGTCATGTTTACTGCTCGGAAACGAAGTTTACCACCGTGTACCGCAGCTTCATCGATAGGCGAATCCTTTTCCTCACGTTCTACTTTGGCAAATTCAACAATTAGTATCGCATTCTTTGCCGCTAATGCTATGAGCAACACTAATCCTATCTGTGCGTAGAGGTTCAGTGGAATACCAGCAAGATTCAACGCGAGGAAAGAACCTAATGTCGCAACAGGCACAACTAAGATGATTGCGAGAGGAATACTCCAGCTTTCATACTGTGCCACCATAAACAGATAAATAAATGTCAGGGCTAAGGCGAAGGCGTAGATTGCTTGGTTACCCGCCAACACCTCTTGGTAGGCCATACCCGTCCATTCATATTGGTAGCCTTGAGGAAGCATTTCAGCCGCAACACGCTCCATCGCTGCAATCGCGTCACCACTAGAGTAGCCCGGAGCTGGTTGCCCTTGGATTACAGCACTTCGATACATGTTGTAACGCCAGGCAACGTCAGGCTCAAAGATCTGCTCATAGCTCACCAGTGTACTCAATGGAACCATCTTTCCGCTCGCAGAACGCAAATGGAAACGCTTTAAATCATCCATACTACTGCGATGCTCTGAATCAGCTTGCATGGTGACGCGGAAGTTCTTACCAAACATAGTAAAATCATTCACGTACAGCGAACCCAAGTTACCTTGTAACGTTTGAAAGATGCTTGATAGTGGGATGCCCAACTGCTGAGCTTTTTCGCGGTCAATATCCACATAGTAGTGCGGTACATTGGCG
This window of the Vibrio panuliri genome carries:
- a CDS encoding cysteine-rich CWC family protein; this encodes MKTPCIATCKNQAGICSGCLRTINEISQWRKLTPEHQSNKINQIRGINSTHACPSCGAASFCDISAGKSHCWCFDIEKRDLSNTPKFDKCLCRKCLSLLDIE
- a CDS encoding HopJ type III effector protein — its product is MELKSFLQQLQTNPTSVEFAQSIAVIEANYSFTPTAFSNGTMRNPQGENNGSCKILAFALQHQLSEEQTLAMFGEFYRVDVLGNPDGHDHQNIRNFIAHGWQGVKFEGKALEGIEVLDKA
- the emrD gene encoding multidrug efflux MFS transporter EmrD; translated protein: MSAYSKLIKLTFTIAILAAVGQMTQTMYIPSIGQMAAEFAVNPGSLQAVMACYLIPYGLSQFVYGPISDRLGRKPIIIFGLGLYVFGTLIALFAQSYSVFLIGSFIQGLGIGCGGAMSRTLGRDCYSGPELHKVNSYISMSIVFSPLLAPVLGGVLSENFGWRSSYLFLALFGLAVVITMMTSFKETLPKENRRHEKVSQSYKFVLSNKRFQGYLICLVATFSGLAIFEAAAGVLLGGVLQLPATTVSILFILPIPGYLIGSAISGALASRYTTNGILNFGLVAIIAGSIVILIPGMMGETSAVTLVIGPALYFLGTGIIYPSATTGAISPIPHHAGTGGAVLGGMQNLGAGFATLIASFIPAPNQLPLGIFMLVMSLIAVYGLVKVNKCPDNPAEAPATI
- a CDS encoding BCCT family transporter, with the protein product MTKGIDKYSFDSTDYTIGQDNIQKWGFDVHNPVFGISAGFIALFLIGALVLDAHTAKSVLDGIKWQIIGSFDWLFIWSGNLFVVFCLVLVLSPLGKIRLGGDTAKADYSFISWLSMLFAAGMGIGLMFWSVAEPVAYYTGWYETPLGVEANTPEAARLAMGATMYHWGLHPWAIYGVVALSLAFFAYNKGLPLSIRSIFYPLLGDRAWGWAGHIVDILAVLATLFGLATSLGLGAQQAASGIHHVFGFDAGLGLQIVVITVVTLLAVVSVVRGIDGGVKVISNINMIVAFLLLLLVALIGWAVALGNIPTTLMAYLENLIPLSNPHGRTDEAWFQGWTVFYWAWWISWSPFVGMFIARVSKGRTVREFITAVLIVPTSVTLIWMSVFGGLAIDQVVNSAGQLGSKGLTDVSLAMFEMFDVLPMGNLLSIIAVVLVLVFFITSSDSGSLVIDSITAGGKVDAPVLQRVFWAFMEGAIAVALLWIGGTEAIQALQAGAISTALPFTIVLLLMCVSLIMGMRTEKTSR
- a CDS encoding MarR family winged helix-turn-helix transcriptional regulator, whose amino-acid sequence is MEKHEEVLVSLRQIIRAIDLHSKKLSKESGLTAPQLILMRSIRELGEVTIKQLSNHTNMSQATATIILDRLQKNGLIERRRSETDKRKVHAVLTEQGRERLAQAPMPLQQSFINKFQRLDEWEQTLLLSSVQRLSAMMNAEDIDVAPVLELGSITKAD